Genomic segment of Populus nigra chromosome 14, ddPopNigr1.1, whole genome shotgun sequence:
tttttttatatacatgtaCATATTTTAGTCTCTGAAatgtgttttttgttattttttttccttcaggaAAGGATTTTTTGTTACAGCAATAATGACATCCGTCGCTGGTTTTCTTAGTGCCTTTGCCCCGAACTACATCGCGTTGCTTATTTCCCGTTGTTTGGTTGGCTTTGGGATTGGAGGCGGTCCCGTGCTCTTAGCATGGTTTCTAGAGTTTGTACCTACTCCAAACAGAGGCACTTGGATGGTAGTTTTCTCAGCATTCTGGACCGTCGGAACAATTTTTGAGGGTGGTCTGGCTTGGGTATGCTTATGatttcttgattgttttatgGTCTTACATCTTGGCGTAAAATTATTGAACAGTGAACATCCTTCAACGATCCATGCCATGCCAtgctttctttctatttagtgtCTGATTGTGATAAAATATTAAGTGGATGACTATATATGGCTCTAAAAATATGGGAACTCTCATGCTTTTTAGCATCTCCTCCTAGAATTGATATTGGTTCTTGAATATCCTCATTTTCAATGTTTATTTTGTCTCCATCatggtttgtttctttttttccccctccAATAAAGTCCACACGGTAGTTGTTCTGGTTCTAGTGCTGCATTTGTTGATGATAACTTATgattggtgttttttttcatatatttgcaGATTATCATGCCAAGATTAGGTTGGAGGTGGCTACTTGCTCTGTCTGCTCTGCCCTCATTCCTCCTCCTTGTATTTTATACCTTGACACCTGAGTCACCAAGGTATTTATGCTTGAAAGGTCGAAAAAATGAAGCActtattattttgaagaaaattgcCGAACTAAATGGAAAAGAATTGCCTCCTGGTGTTGTTGTTGCTGGTAACGAAATTGAGCTGCAAGGAAATAATCATCTACCAGagagtaaagataaagatatGTGCGCcgcacctcctcctcctcctccccctccCAAGCAGAAGGATTCTCACATGGGGGTCTTCAAATCAGTGCTAATGCTTTTCTCACCAAGATTAGTTAGGTCAACCTTGCTTTTATGGGTGGTAATCTTTGCAAATGCATTTTCATATTATGGCCTCGTGTTGCTGACCACGGAGTTGAACGATAGGAGTAATACATGCCATCAAACTAAAAGGCAGTCACAAAAGCCTGCTAATATTAATTACAAACAGGTTTTTATCACAAGTTTTGCAGGTACgatttcatatttattagaaaaatgtttttactTGTATGGTAAAGCTGATTCTTGTACTCTCTTCAAAGAAGCTTAGTGACGTTGAACTTTTATTTGGTTCAAGAGTTTCCGGGGCTCATCCTGTCCGCACTCGTAATTGATAGACTTGGTCGTAAACTTTCAATGGCGGCTATGTTCTTTGTTTGTTGCATCTTCCTGCTGCCATTGGTAGTCCATCAGTCTACAGGTGTAACAACAACACTTCTGTTTGGAGCTCGAACATGCATCACTGGAACATTCACGATCGTTTATATATATGCTCCAGAGGTAAGTTATGCAAATTGAATCTCTTACTCAAGCAGCCTTTTGTTGttgaattttcattttgattgcCTCATAAACAAGAAACACTAGAGAGGAAAGACGACACTTTTTTAAAGCAGATTGTGTATTTGTGCCAGATTCATGTTGAAAATAGATAAATCATATTGATTATCACTCGAAATCTTTcagatataattgtttttttttgtctcctgTGACAACACAAATCCGTCAAACTGAACACAATGGTTAGattcttcattttgtttatcTGTGAAATTTCAGTTACTGATAGGTGATTATAGATGATAACATAcggttatttttcttaatcatgCAGCTTTACCCGACCTTTATGCGAACAACCAGCGTCGGGGTTGCAAGCTCAGTGTCAAGAATCGGAGGAATGGTTTGCCCTCTTGTGGCAGTCAGTTTGGTACAAGGATGTCATCAAACTGCAGCAGTTGTTTTCTTTGCGAGTATAGTTTTTGTAGCAGGGATCTGTGTATTGCTCTTTCCATTTGAAACTAAAGGCCTTGATTTGGCTGATAGTTTATCTAGTACAAAACAGGAAAAACCCCAAGACTCAGAGACAGGAAGAGCTTTGATCTGAGTAATTCTACTATATTAGGTTGAAGTGTCCATATTGAAATGGGTCACACCATTGCTTGGTATATTAAgggttcttttttccttttcttcttcagggTTTGCAATCTGCACTTTCTTTGTATATTATACGACCTGTTCACAAATAAATAACCATTGgagaaattattttgtttcactCCACAGCAATCTCTCCCTATCAATGGAAGAGAGAAAATACTGACTTTTTGAGAACCTTTTACCATTTTGATTACAAAGTTTGATTCTTGATCTATGCAACGAAGCAGCAGAGCAACAGTATAGCAGTTCATTCATCTGGTTTCAAAGCTCTCTCTGAATGATGCTTGCTTGGTTGCTATATTATAATGAGCATATCAATTGAACAGAGAAAATAACAACAGGAATGAACAGAGAGAAAAGAACACATCCACACCAAAGTCTTTCATGTTCATATTGTAAATAACATTCAGCAggaaaatatttcttatttttcttcaataatgtTTGATCCTCTCACCGTGTCCGCTTGATATTTCAAGCTTTGCCTCCTCCTGTGGTCTCATAGTCTGTAATTAGAACTTGACCATATTCACCTTTCTGTTCCTCTCCTGCTTCATCAAAGTAGTCCTCTCTAGCGTTGCTTGTGAGCATTAGGCAAACCAGCCAGAAGAGGGAAGCATCTAAAGCCAAGAAGGCAGCACCGCCAAAGAGACCAGTCTTGGCTGTGGGACAATTAGTACTGTCCACGTTATGACGGTGCACATTTTTTGTCAAGTGAATGAGCTCAGTGGTTGTTGCCCACAGCAGCATCCCTCCAGCCAACATGGACACCGACCTGTTTCCACACcaacaaaagaattaatttatcaGGCGGCATGAACAACTTGACAATATCACAGCAGAAAATAAATCTTGGAAATGATGGAGAACTCGTACACTCACAGGGCAATTTGGAAGAACACAACCATGCGAGTGCTGTGAAACAAACCCTTGTAAGGAACAGATTTGCCCTTGTAAGGATAAAATATAGAACAGATCCCAACTAACGTGCAAGCAATGAGTGCTGCGGTCGATAAGAAGCCAAAAAAGACTGCTGGGTCTGATGGATATTTGCAGGTAACAACTCCATGTGACATGCTAGCCTCTCCAGAAGCGGGCTGCGTGCAGGGAATAAGTAGTAGAAAACAACAAGACATGTTCAGAGAAGGAGATTAGCAAATCACCTTGTCAATTTTGTATTGAATACATAGAGAAAAATATAGAGtaattaccttttttatttCAGCCAGAATTCCAAATACAAAGGCTTTGACACCAAGTGCCGCCACTATAGTAGCTATGCTTTTGATACTCACAGCCATAATAGTGCTCAAGTCCTCAAGCTAACTATTTCAATGGTAAATAAGACGCAGAAACAAGCAGTTAGATACCTGaacattgataaagaaaaagcatCAGCATTACATATAGTCCTGGTTGCCCTAGGTGCAGTTTACCACctgtcaactcatcaatcattGGTATCATCTCCATTTTTGTTAGTTTCTTTGTTTCCCTCATTCTATAGAAAATGACGTTCCTGTCGATCGCCCCCCACCTGAAATAAAAATGGAAACAAGGACGAGCTGTCTACATCGAAGACAGGTGCCTGCAATGGCACGACACACAGAAGAGAGAATAAAAACCATAAGCAAACATCATAATTTGTTTGTTGTTCAGGGCCTTAAGGTCTACAATGCAAATATGTAGGAGGACGTGGTGGTAGCTTGGAACTAGTCAAAGTGATCACTGACGACATTAATATATAGCAATGCTGCCAAGTGCTatctcaattatatatataattaatgaaagCCACAGTAAATTCAAGCAACACACACCAATTCTTAAACATTAGCAAATCTCAAGCAccgatattattattattattattattattattattattattattattattattattattattattattattattattattattactactactactactactactacaatttctttttagtttcattAATTATACCTTCTTACGTACTAAAGAGATTTAGCATTGAtcaatgctttaaaaaatatatttagcttGTGTTCTTGCGATAATTTTTACgagttatatgattttttaaaaaaactatgaattgttatttttttaatggaattcatttaaaattatggtatgtgtgcaattttttttaaaataaggttTAAAGGAAGACTAAGGTAAGAAAGATGAGGAGGAGAAAGGTATGATTTTATGAATCAAAGTCAAAGTTAAAGTCAAAGCCATAAATTTATGATCTGGGCCAAGCCctgaacatatataaaaaagcccATAAACTAGATAGGCCTAGAATTGTTGGTGTTGGAATTGAACAGTTGTTACTTAAGACTAAACTCTCGaggctatatttgttttttaaaaaattaaaatgtattttttaaaattatttttttgatatttttagataaatgtatgaatataaaatataaaattttaaaaataaaaaataatattttaaaataaaaatattttaaaaaataatcaatactaAACATTATCGAATTCGATTCCACTGCCGCTTCTCCAACCACCACGTACCCAAATATAACCCAATCTATGTACTTACCTTAACAGGCAACATTTCTTTTCAACTGTCCAATAAAAAAGCTAAACTGAATGAAGGAAAACTAAATTCATTGCCAAAAAAGAAGACCTAATGTGAAATGCCTACTGTACACTACTTCTATAGATATAGGAgagcattattttttattttctccctcTCACTCTATATATCCATGTGAAGAAAAAGTTATATACTTCTCTGGTGATTTGAGCTTAGATTCTGGTGCCCGTTCTGAAGAGATCATCCTCTGATCCATTCATATGGCGGCAACCCAATCACCTTCACAACCTGCTCCAGATCGTGTCCCTGCTGGTACTTTTCTCCCTACCCCACCTCGTATCTTTATCATAATTATAtaaagttttgatctttttgtTAATTCAAACTCTCCCTTTTGTTGGTTTGAGGGGTCTAAGTCATTTGGAGGATGAATTGGCTTGTGGGTTGTTTTTGTCTTGTTCGTttgaacatgaaaaaatcagtctttcttttgactttatgctgttttgtttttttggcctTGTTTTTTGAGGACTCTTGTCTTTTTTATATGCGGAGAGATTGAAACTTGCATATGGTGATAAATCTGGGCTgtgctttgtgttttatcctGAGATCTGAGATCTAGGTTGTGTGAGGTGACCTTAATTATTGCGAATTCTCAGTTTTGCTTTTCATGTTTAGATAATTATTCAGTAGAGTATTTTGGAGTGGAGGTTCAAGAAACTTAATTGACTTGTTGATATGGTTGCTTTCTGGAATCATGAACCGGTGGTTTCTTGaattcatgaaaagaaaaaatgattgatATGCTTGAGATTTCAAGGCGATGTCCTGTTTTTATGAGCTTATTTATTATTGTCAAGCTGATGAGATCTTTGACTGATCAAAGCATGCTGGTAGTGTATAGAACCTGGTTATTAAATGAGTGGTTGCTCATTGTTTTGTATTATGTACGAAGGTTGCCTGTTTCATTATAGTATCGACTAGATCTCAATGGTTTTccattttgaaagtattttcaTGTTCTTGTATTTATCATGTGTGCATAGGTGTGAATGTGTGGATTTGTGCGCACATATTCATAGCTTCAAGTTTTCATATCCCCAATTTTAGCTTTGGTTGGTCAATAAATTTGTACTGCCTGTGTTTCTAAGACTCTACTAAATCACTGAGCTTACTGATCATGGATGCAGAAGAGAAACCTGCCGAATCAGATAACATGAAGGAGCAGGTAGTTCTTCGTAaacttcaatcatttttttttctatactcAAAGCTtaatgaaagtatttttttaagtaagaaACCTTATTTGTTAACTTATTTTCAGCCTCTATCAGCAAAAAATGAGACGTCAGTTTCTCCTAATTCCTCACAGGATACTGCCCCTTCAGGTCATCCTAGGGACACCACAGGTCAATTGGGAGCATTTGGTTCTCCTGGAGATCGTGCTGTCTATCCACCTAATATTTATGCTCCTCAGGCACAGGCGTTCTACTACAGAGGTTAGTCTTACAGTCCATTTGGAGGCCCTGAACTTGACAGTCACTGATCATACCTATCATTGATGTCACACAGATGACACTAAATATTAAGTTTTAGAAATCAAATGCATGTAACTGAAACATTCTTGTATTAGTTTCTGATACTTGATATCCTACATGAATTAATCAAGGGACCATTTTATTGATGTTGTCAACCAGGTTATGACAATGCCACTGGTGAATGGGATGAATATCCTCCATATATAAATGCTGAAGGTTTAGAAATTGGGTCTCCTGTAAGCAACCCTCCATcacatcattttattatatagaCTGCCTTTGCCATTGTTCCCTGACATTTTGTCTTAACTAGGGTGTCTACAATGACAATCCTTCTCTTGTTTTCCATGCTGGATATGGATATAGTCCACAAATGCCTTATGGGCCATATTCTCCAGTCACCACTCCTTTACCTTCTGTTGGTGGAGATGCACAGTTATACTCCCCTCAGCAATTTCCATTTTCTGGGCCACCTTATTACCAGCATCTAGGTCCTAACATGTCATATATCACTTCACCAACACCAGTTTCACAACCGGAGTTCAACGCATTGGCAAACATCGACCAACAAGGAGATAACATGCTTTTTGGACCAAGGCCTAGTTATCCTCCTCCAGTAGGATCAATTGGTAGGGGCAGCTTTCCAGGAAACCATGGTTTTCATGATCAGCAGCAGGGGTTCGATGGATTGAGATCTGGAGGACTTTGGTCAGATTGGTCAAAGCCCTCAGATAGAAATAGGCCTTTGACTCCCTTTTCACCTTCAGTTTCCCCACAGCCTATTGGCAATTTTGTGTCATTTGGGCAGAATGTTGGAATGGTTTGTATTCTTacccctctatttttttttattaagaatctGTTGAGTCACATGACGCTGCTTGCCTTTTCTCATTACGAGATGTTACAGTATGCAAGGAATCCATATAGCTAGTTAAGAAAAGGGGTTGTACATTATGGTGCAGATTGTTTTATCCTAGATCTATTTTTTAAGCCTTGGTAATTGGAAATTTTATCAGGACTTTCAATTGTGATATATGCAAGATGTGTGTAGCCTAAGCAACACCAATCATGTAAAGGTCCTTATTTCTTATTTGCCAATATATGGCTAAATGAATTTTTGAAGGCTCTTGCTTGTTTCCTAATAAATCTAGTAGGTCAACCGAATATGTTCTTTAGAATTTGTTACTTGGTATTTTACTAACCTTATCCTTCCTTTCTACCCAAACCTGAAAGATGGCATAAGAGGCCTCATAACAGCCCTAGGTTACTTTGCTTTGCCATGCATTTTCAGTCATGACTGCAAACAattttcatgtttgatttgCATGCTTTGCTATTATTGATTACTTAGTAGGAAGCGATGAGCACCAGGTATTATCATTACAATTGATGAAGCAGATTATGGCTTTTAGTGTTAATGCTAACTGACAAAGTTTTTGCAGGCATCTCAACAACAAAGATCATTTTATGGCCTTGGATCTGGTTCAAACTCCTACAATAGAGCCTATCTGCAGAGTGGTTACAATCAGGGATCTAGTTTTGGAAGTGCATCCATTTCTAGTTTGGGGACTAACAATCGGGGTTGGCTTTCTCTTGAAAACAACAGACGGCGAGGAAGGAGCAATGTTTCCTTATGTGGCTGCAATGGTAGTCTTGATATCCTTAGTGAGCAAAACAGAGGACCAAGGGCCTTAAAGCCTAAGGCCCAAAATACAGCTGAACATGGTCCTTCTGTTGAGAATAATAAACATAGCAAACCATCTGCCAAGATCCATGACGAATCATACAACCAACCAGATTTTGTAATTGAATACAAGGATGCTAAGTTCTTCATCATCAAGTCATACAGTGAAGATAACGTTCACAAGAGCATCAAATATGGTGTTTGGGCCAGCACTCCAAATGGGAATAGAAAATTGGACACCACCTATCGTGAAGCTAAGGAAAAGCAAGATCCTTGTCCTGTGTTTCTCTTATTTTCGGTAAATACCTGATTCTTAAGTGCTCAAAAAACAGTAACTTGGAAGTTGGAAGGCAGACCAATGccttgggaaaaaaataaaagaaaaaacttgaaatatatcgttaatctAGAGAATCATATCTTTTAAATGCATCAATACATTACTTTTGTTATCACTTGTATCGAATATTGAAGGAAAACTGAAGCTTCTGCAATGTCTTTGTTTTGCCTCTTGAGCTTCTAATTCTTTCTGATTGCTTTTCCGTTATATTcatctaaaaacaattattttttcctcttaGAGCAGGTGAATGCTATATCTTTGTTATTTCCTCTgaacttctaatttcttgttTCTTCTGTAAGTATTTGTTACTCTTGTATGCAGGTGAATGCTAGTGCCCAGTTTTGTGGAGTGGCTGAAATGACTGGACCTGTTGACTTTGACAAGAGTGTGGATTACTGGCAGCAGGACAAGTGGAGCGGGCAGTTCCCTGTCAAATGGCACATTATTAAAGATGTCCCAAACAGTCAGTTTCGTCACATTGTATTGGAAAATAATGACAACAAGCCTGTCACTAACAGTCGAGACACACAGGAGGTAGGAATTCCTTTGGAACTTTGCAAGTTATGGGAATTTCTTAGTGCTCTAGGTATTTTTGGTCCACTACACAAAATCAGAAGTGTTTTTTCGGTCCTTGAAAATCCAATTGTAGGAGAAGCTAGGTGGTTAGTTTATATTGACTCACTTGTGGTTGTTTGTGTGATATCACAGGCTATGTGTAAGCttaaattttaatgattatGTGGCTGTTTCTTTTGTAGGAAATTATTTGGTTTTCATTGACATTTCTTGTGCCtaataacaagtttgaattCTTGCAGGTGAAATTGGAGCAGGGCATTGAGATGTTGAACATTTTTAAGAATTACGAAACTGATATGTCAATCAtagatgattttgatttttatgaggACCGACAGAAAGCCATGCAAGAAAGGAAGGCTAGACAGCAAGCCAGCCTGATGGCTGTAGGTGTAGTTGGAGAAAGTGAGCACAGAAATGCAGTTACCTTACCAACTGATATTATCAAGCAGATGACGAAGAGTTTTGCTCAAGTTGTCTGCCTGGATGAGTCTAGCAAAGAAGGCACTGTTACTGATAGGGTTAGTTCTGGCTCTGATGGTTCTGCGGGTGCTAGAGTTAAATTGGAAGATGGTATCACAACTGTCTCCCCCTCGCAGACCAGTTAGGAAGAAACAAGTACTCCAAGATTTGGGCAGGCTCCTCTCCTGATAGTGTAAGTGACATGAACTTTGATTCCATCTTCTAGTCCCCCATTGTCTTGTGTGAAGGTGGATAGTCATATCGCAGAATTGATTGGAGTGCATCAATAGCTGGATGACGGGTCTTCTAAGTTTTGCAGGGACAATTTGCTACATGTATAATACATGGTTTTTTGAGTGTTGCGTTGTACTTGTAGTCAGTGTTCCTTTCGTTTTCTTGGTCCTTTACATTGCATTTTGAGCGAGAATAGTTATGCAGAGATAGTGGTTGACATCTTGCATTTGCAAGAGTAACTCAACTTTGCAGGCAGCTTAATAAGGGAAATATAGCAAAAGATGTTGAAGGAAGAACCTCTTAGTGTCAATGCTTTCTACATAATGAGCTACTAATTTCTGTCTTTCATGTTATTCATCACTTTGTGAAATAATCAATGGCAGTGATACCACACAGCAAAGTTGTTGGTGGTGGCAGTCGGCGCTTGGCATCAAGTAACCCAAGTGGAACAAATGATTTTACATCTCAGTTAAAGGAAAGACGAAGACAGTGAacaacaaaaatgaaagttgaGAGAACTGATGATAACAATGAGCTAGCTGTTTACTTTGCTTTTTCTTTCAGTGTGTAATCTCTTCCTTGACTAGCAAGATAATGACACTTATTCAATTTCCAAGATGAACTGATCATCTTGAAGATACTATATTAAATCtgaaaatttgatgaaattaaagtaTGATCCAAACCTCAACCTTTTCTTAACAATGGTACCTAAAATCCACAATGGGGAAGCCCCAGCACTGCCTGAAGTTGTTGGAGGATCCCTTTCACCAATAAATTGCTACTTGCCTACTGCTATTACTAGACAACTGGAGAGGATGGAAACTGGTGGTAATGCTGAGGCTAGACGTCCGTCTAGCTTATGCATACCCTCTTCTgcataaacaagagaaaagacatccttctaaatataatttgatatgatatgattTGGAGAAAGGAGTGGATTGGCCAAATACTCAAGCGATCCTGACAGGACACTTGAAGATTCTCCactaaaattaaacacaataaaCTCCGTTCGTTTTTCTCAAAAGTGACCACATATTTGCATCAACTAGTTATCAGAACACACTTTGATGGATCACACTTTGATGGATCATCTAAAATTAGACAAAATCTCAACATTGCAGTTCGCAACGTTAgaaatcaattaatatattaacaaaataataataataataataataataataataataataaacaggACACCTAAACTGTCCTACTCATGATGTTTGAGATTCTTAAGAGGCgtgttattttgatattatttattttttaaagtttttttatttaaaaatatattttttatttttttaagatttatttttgaaatcaatagataaaaataattttaaaatatataaaaaataattttaaatatatttttttaatttttataaaacattgttacaataaaaaatttaattttttaatatcctGCTCATAATTTTTCTGAttctttgaatctttttaatttttcatacgAAAAGGGTAGTGAGAATTACCATCAACTGGTAAGGTAGTGTATGATATTG
This window contains:
- the LOC133672821 gene encoding organic cation/carnitine transporter 7-like isoform X2 produces the protein MIGSWKYIFELFPLKLLSNLSQQRNRRNPRRSGWKRRKGFFVTAIMTSVAGFLSAFAPNYIALLISRCLVGFGIGGGPVLLAWFLEFVPTPNRGTWMVVFSAFWTVGTIFEGGLAWIIMPRLGWRWLLALSALPSFLLLVFYTLTPESPRYLCLKGRKNEALIILKKIAELNGKELPPGVVVAGNEIELQGNNHLPESKDKDMCAAPPPPPPPPKQKDSHMGVFKSVLMLFSPRLVRSTLLLWVVIFANAFSYYGLVLLTTELNDRSNTCHQTKRQSQKPANINYKQVFITSFAEFPGLILSALVIDRLGRKLSMAAMFFVCCIFLLPLVVHQSTGVTTTLLFGARTCITGTFTIVYIYAPELYPTFMRTTSVGVASSVSRIGGMVCPLVAVSLVQGCHQTAAVVFFASIVFVAGICVLLFPFETKGLDLADSLSSTKQEKPQDSETGRALI
- the LOC133672821 gene encoding organic cation/carnitine transporter 7-like isoform X1, with the protein product MADGGPRYTVDEALVTVGFGKFQFLVLLYAGMGWVSEAMEVMILSFVGPAVHSKWGLTSHEESLITTVVFAGMLVGAYTWGVISDKYGRRKGFFVTAIMTSVAGFLSAFAPNYIALLISRCLVGFGIGGGPVLLAWFLEFVPTPNRGTWMVVFSAFWTVGTIFEGGLAWIIMPRLGWRWLLALSALPSFLLLVFYTLTPESPRYLCLKGRKNEALIILKKIAELNGKELPPGVVVAGNEIELQGNNHLPESKDKDMCAAPPPPPPPPKQKDSHMGVFKSVLMLFSPRLVRSTLLLWVVIFANAFSYYGLVLLTTELNDRSNTCHQTKRQSQKPANINYKQVFITSFAEFPGLILSALVIDRLGRKLSMAAMFFVCCIFLLPLVVHQSTGVTTTLLFGARTCITGTFTIVYIYAPELYPTFMRTTSVGVASSVSRIGGMVCPLVAVSLVQGCHQTAAVVFFASIVFVAGICVLLFPFETKGLDLADSLSSTKQEKPQDSETGRALI
- the LOC133672821 gene encoding organic cation/carnitine transporter 7-like isoform X3, whose protein sequence is MTSVAGFLSAFAPNYIALLISRCLVGFGIGGGPVLLAWFLEFVPTPNRGTWMVVFSAFWTVGTIFEGGLAWIIMPRLGWRWLLALSALPSFLLLVFYTLTPESPRYLCLKGRKNEALIILKKIAELNGKELPPGVVVAGNEIELQGNNHLPESKDKDMCAAPPPPPPPPKQKDSHMGVFKSVLMLFSPRLVRSTLLLWVVIFANAFSYYGLVLLTTELNDRSNTCHQTKRQSQKPANINYKQVFITSFAEFPGLILSALVIDRLGRKLSMAAMFFVCCIFLLPLVVHQSTGVTTTLLFGARTCITGTFTIVYIYAPELYPTFMRTTSVGVASSVSRIGGMVCPLVAVSLVQGCHQTAAVVFFASIVFVAGICVLLFPFETKGLDLADSLSSTKQEKPQDSETGRALI
- the LOC133672822 gene encoding uncharacterized protein LOC133672822, translated to MAVSIKSIATIVAALGVKAFVFGILAEIKKPASGEASMSHGVVTCKYPSDPAVFFGFLSTAALIACTLVGICSIFYPYKGKSVPYKGLFHSTRMVVFFQIALSVSMLAGGMLLWATTTELIHLTKNVHRHNVDSTNCPTAKTGLFGGAAFLALDASLFWLVCLMLTSNAREDYFDEAGEEQKGEYGQVLITDYETTGGGKA
- the LOC133672723 gene encoding YTH domain-containing protein ECT4-like isoform X1; translation: MAATQSPSQPAPDRVPAEEKPAESDNMKEQPLSAKNETSVSPNSSQDTAPSGHPRDTTGQLGAFGSPGDRAVYPPNIYAPQAQAFYYRGYDNATGEWDEYPPYINAEGLEIGSPGVYNDNPSLVFHAGYGYSPQMPYGPYSPVTTPLPSVGGDAQLYSPQQFPFSGPPYYQHLGPNMSYITSPTPVSQPEFNALANIDQQGDNMLFGPRPSYPPPVGSIGRGSFPGNHGFHDQQQGFDGLRSGGLWSDWSKPSDRNRPLTPFSPSVSPQPIGNFVSFGQNVGMASQQQRSFYGLGSGSNSYNRAYLQSGYNQGSSFGSASISSLGTNNRGWLSLENNRRRGRSNVSLCGCNGSLDILSEQNRGPRALKPKAQNTAEHGPSVENNKHSKPSAKIHDESYNQPDFVIEYKDAKFFIIKSYSEDNVHKSIKYGVWASTPNGNRKLDTTYREAKEKQDPCPVFLLFSVNASAQFCGVAEMTGPVDFDKSVDYWQQDKWSGQFPVKWHIIKDVPNSQFRHIVLENNDNKPVTNSRDTQEVKLEQGIEMLNIFKNYETDMSIIDDFDFYEDRQKAMQERKARQQASLMAVGVVGESEHRNAVTLPTDIIKQMTKSFAQVVCLDESSKEGTVTDRVSSGSDGSAGARVKLEDGITTVSPSQTS
- the LOC133672723 gene encoding YTH domain-containing protein ECT4-like isoform X2, producing the protein MAATQSPSQPAPDRVPAEEKPAESDNMKEQDTAPSGHPRDTTGQLGAFGSPGDRAVYPPNIYAPQAQAFYYRGYDNATGEWDEYPPYINAEGLEIGSPGVYNDNPSLVFHAGYGYSPQMPYGPYSPVTTPLPSVGGDAQLYSPQQFPFSGPPYYQHLGPNMSYITSPTPVSQPEFNALANIDQQGDNMLFGPRPSYPPPVGSIGRGSFPGNHGFHDQQQGFDGLRSGGLWSDWSKPSDRNRPLTPFSPSVSPQPIGNFVSFGQNVGMASQQQRSFYGLGSGSNSYNRAYLQSGYNQGSSFGSASISSLGTNNRGWLSLENNRRRGRSNVSLCGCNGSLDILSEQNRGPRALKPKAQNTAEHGPSVENNKHSKPSAKIHDESYNQPDFVIEYKDAKFFIIKSYSEDNVHKSIKYGVWASTPNGNRKLDTTYREAKEKQDPCPVFLLFSVNASAQFCGVAEMTGPVDFDKSVDYWQQDKWSGQFPVKWHIIKDVPNSQFRHIVLENNDNKPVTNSRDTQEVKLEQGIEMLNIFKNYETDMSIIDDFDFYEDRQKAMQERKARQQASLMAVGVVGESEHRNAVTLPTDIIKQMTKSFAQVVCLDESSKEGTVTDRVSSGSDGSAGARVKLEDGITTVSPSQTS